The following are encoded in a window of Candidatus Kryptoniota bacterium genomic DNA:
- a CDS encoding hydrogenase iron-sulfur subunit, translating into MESDNNSFEPLIINFCCYWCSYTGADLAGTSRIQYPANARIIRVQCTGMIHPNLVIEALTGGADGVLVCGCHPGDCHYIEGNLRAKSRAEAIELMLQDFGLEPERFRLEWVSASEGPRFAQVVTEMVEQVRKVGPSPYRVPVQT; encoded by the coding sequence ATGGAATCAGATAATAATTCATTCGAACCGTTGATCATCAACTTTTGCTGCTACTGGTGCTCCTATACCGGCGCCGATTTAGCGGGTACTTCGAGGATTCAGTATCCGGCAAATGCCAGGATCATACGCGTTCAGTGCACCGGCATGATCCATCCAAACTTGGTAATTGAAGCCCTGACCGGAGGCGCTGACGGTGTGCTTGTGTGCGGGTGCCATCCGGGAGACTGCCATTACATCGAGGGCAACCTTCGCGCCAAGTCCCGTGCTGAAGCAATTGAGCTGATGCTTCAGGACTTCGGACTTGAGCCAGAGCGCTTCCGTCTTGAGTGGGTGTCAGCATCGGAGGGACCCCGCTTTGCTCAGGTAGTAACCGAAATGGTTGAGCAGGTGAGGAAAGTCGGGCCAAGTCCGTATCGGGTTCCGGTGCAGACCTGA
- a CDS encoding methyl viologen-reducing hydrogenase — MPARLAQEWFAICGGCEVTILDVGEALLDILPKLEIVHMPVIMDHKLYGQTGEKTTMEIPEADVGIISGSIRTEEHKLIAQEMRKRCKTLVAMGSCACYGGIPALANLSTLEELYEKVFHDSVSTESNGIPNEQIPSLTDGVYAIHEVVKVDVKLPGCPTTPEIFVDAVTALLEGKSFTFSAKSVCDECPFVREKKAVTSIKRPLESIGFKPGEPMNTVRCIMEQGYLCLGPATKSGCGGAEGTPRCIRAYMPCRGCFGPLSDNANPMVDMMGALASIGLDPKQIPDRAATFNRFAGAQGRLRPLPGKGGKPS, encoded by the coding sequence ATGCCTGCTCGATTAGCTCAAGAGTGGTTCGCGATCTGCGGCGGATGTGAAGTGACAATTCTCGATGTCGGTGAAGCACTTCTGGATATACTTCCGAAGCTTGAAATCGTCCACATGCCAGTCATTATGGATCATAAGCTCTACGGTCAGACAGGTGAAAAGACAACGATGGAGATTCCCGAGGCTGATGTGGGCATCATTAGCGGTAGCATTCGCACCGAGGAACATAAACTCATCGCTCAAGAAATGCGAAAAAGATGCAAGACGCTTGTAGCCATGGGATCGTGCGCATGTTACGGCGGCATACCGGCTCTCGCCAATCTCTCCACGCTGGAAGAATTGTACGAAAAAGTCTTTCACGACTCCGTCTCAACAGAATCGAACGGGATCCCAAACGAGCAGATTCCGTCATTGACCGACGGTGTATATGCTATCCATGAAGTTGTCAAAGTGGATGTGAAACTCCCTGGTTGTCCGACCACACCTGAGATTTTCGTAGATGCAGTCACAGCTTTACTGGAAGGCAAGTCATTTACTTTCAGCGCCAAGAGCGTTTGTGACGAGTGTCCGTTTGTTCGTGAAAAGAAAGCGGTTACTTCGATCAAGCGCCCGCTCGAATCGATCGGCTTCAAGCCCGGAGAGCCCATGAACACTGTCCGTTGCATCATGGAACAGGGCTACTTGTGTCTGGGACCCGCAACCAAATCCGGTTGCGGAGGTGCCGAAGGCACACCTCGCTGCATCCGTGCGTATATGCCTTGCCGTGGATGCTTCGGACCTCTCTCCGATAATGCAAATCCGATGGTTGACATGATGGGCGCGCTGGCATCGATAGGTCTTGATCCAAAGCAGATTCCAGACCGGGCTGCCACTTTTAACCGCTTCGCGGGGGCACAGGGCAGATTGCGACCGCTTCCAGGGAAAGGAGGAAAGCCGTCATGA
- a CDS encoding Ni/Fe hydrogenase subunit alpha, protein MTQTIVIQPVSRIEGHAKVTIQLDDAGNVKDTRVNVIELRGFEKFCIGRPVEEMPRIVTRICGVCPWSHHLAASKACDAVFGVEPPPAGRKLRELCNSIAYMEEHILHFFILAGADFVMGPDADPGVRNIIGIIGKFPDLAKRVVHVRHLCARMLEIIAGKSIHPDASVPGGFSKPLLAAERDQIRKMADECLELAKFSIDFARKNIFPQYLDVVKSLGVIETGFLGTVKDNGALSLYDGKLRLMSKDGLFVDFPYDKYTDYISEHIEPWSYLKFPYDKRAGKFSMDLDSPNGIYRTNTLARINVCDFIDTPLAQAELEEFRKNFGRPAQLTLLYHWARLIELLYNAENAIRVLDDPEITGVETRKKVEPRAARGIGCVEAPRGTLIHDYTTDANGILTNVNLIVGTTHNNAPINMSVKQAAKALIKDGKYDQGILNRVEMAIRAYDPCLSCATHKFDGTLAVKIDIYDHNGRLIDSMAN, encoded by the coding sequence ATGACGCAGACAATTGTCATCCAACCTGTGAGCCGCATTGAGGGTCACGCAAAGGTCACGATTCAGCTCGACGATGCGGGCAATGTGAAGGACACTCGCGTCAACGTAATCGAGTTGCGCGGCTTCGAGAAGTTCTGCATCGGCCGGCCTGTCGAGGAAATGCCTCGCATAGTGACTCGAATCTGCGGGGTTTGTCCGTGGTCTCACCATCTCGCTGCGAGTAAGGCGTGCGACGCAGTTTTTGGAGTCGAACCGCCTCCGGCGGGAAGGAAACTCCGGGAGCTCTGCAACAGTATTGCCTACATGGAAGAGCACATCCTCCATTTCTTCATTCTTGCCGGCGCGGATTTCGTGATGGGTCCTGATGCCGATCCCGGTGTCCGCAACATCATCGGCATTATCGGGAAGTTTCCAGATCTCGCAAAGAGAGTTGTCCATGTCCGGCATTTGTGCGCGAGAATGCTTGAGATCATTGCCGGCAAATCGATACACCCCGATGCGTCGGTCCCCGGCGGATTCAGCAAACCTCTGCTTGCAGCCGAACGCGATCAAATTAGAAAAATGGCAGACGAATGTCTCGAGCTGGCAAAATTTTCCATTGATTTTGCCAGGAAGAACATCTTCCCTCAATATCTCGATGTGGTAAAGTCACTCGGGGTTATCGAGACGGGCTTCCTCGGTACGGTGAAGGACAACGGTGCATTGAGTCTTTATGACGGCAAGTTACGCCTGATGTCGAAAGATGGATTGTTCGTCGACTTTCCGTACGACAAGTATACAGATTACATCAGCGAGCACATTGAACCGTGGAGCTATTTGAAGTTCCCGTACGACAAGCGGGCAGGGAAGTTTTCGATGGACCTCGATAGCCCTAATGGCATTTACCGCACGAATACACTTGCACGGATAAATGTCTGCGATTTTATCGATACACCGCTCGCGCAGGCGGAGTTAGAAGAGTTCCGGAAGAACTTCGGCCGGCCGGCACAGCTAACGCTGCTTTATCACTGGGCAAGATTGATCGAGCTGCTGTATAACGCAGAGAACGCAATCCGCGTCCTTGACGATCCGGAGATCACAGGGGTCGAGACGCGCAAGAAGGTCGAGCCGCGCGCGGCACGCGGCATCGGTTGTGTCGAAGCTCCTCGTGGAACACTGATTCATGATTATACCACTGATGCCAACGGCATTCTCACAAACGTGAACCTCATCGTCGGGACAACTCATAACAACGCGCCGATCAACATGTCTGTGAAGCAAGCAGCAAAGGCCCTCATCAAAGACGGTAAATACGATCAAGGGATTCTGAACCGTGTCGAGATGGCGATCCGCGCGTACGACCCTTGCCTCTCGTGTGCCACCCACAAGTTTGACGGCACGCTCGCCGTGAAGATTGACATCTATGACCATAATGGCCGGCTTATTGATTCGATGGCAAACTGA
- a CDS encoding hydrogenase maturation protease, whose protein sequence is MGNDAGYTLPNFCAKRTLILGCGNWLFGDDGFGPAVIEYLLSHYEIPDDVYVMDVGTGIRKLLFTLALEPENAGQIVIVDAVDKGRTPGTIFELSTENLPQEKSDNFSLHQIPSSNLANELRDAGVNIRILVCQISNIPESVEPGLSDTLKDAVPRMGSLIAKEFLQ, encoded by the coding sequence ATGGGAAATGATGCAGGGTATACGCTTCCGAACTTCTGCGCCAAACGCACCCTGATCTTAGGTTGTGGAAATTGGCTGTTTGGCGACGACGGCTTCGGCCCCGCTGTTATCGAGTATTTGCTCAGTCATTATGAGATACCCGATGACGTTTATGTTATGGATGTAGGAACCGGCATAAGGAAATTACTGTTCACGCTTGCCCTCGAACCGGAAAATGCAGGACAGATTGTTATCGTTGACGCTGTCGATAAAGGAAGAACACCTGGAACGATCTTTGAATTATCAACTGAAAACCTTCCGCAAGAAAAATCCGATAATTTTTCCCTCCATCAAATACCGTCATCGAATTTAGCGAACGAGTTGAGAGATGCGGGCGTCAACATTCGCATCTTGGTTTGTCAAATCAGTAACATCCCTGAAAGCGTCGAACCTGGATTGTCCGACACACTTAAAGATGCAGTTCCAAGAATGGGCAGTCTCATCGCAAAAGAATTTTTGCAGTAA